A genome region from Hymenobacter tibetensis includes the following:
- a CDS encoding TraR/DksA family transcriptional regulator, protein MSDETIRYSREDLAEFEQIIQDKLTAARKEVVFIKETLSRKNDSGTDNTASSSKVLEDGADTAEKESLNQLASRQMKFIQQLENALVRIKNSTYGVCIGTGKLIPKERLRAVPHTQHSIEAKMARRD, encoded by the coding sequence ATGAGTGACGAAACTATCCGCTATTCCAGGGAAGATCTGGCCGAATTCGAGCAAATCATCCAGGATAAGCTTACCGCTGCCCGCAAAGAGGTTGTTTTCATCAAAGAAACCTTGAGCCGCAAAAATGACTCTGGCACCGACAACACGGCCTCGTCGTCGAAGGTACTGGAGGATGGAGCTGATACTGCCGAGAAGGAGAGCTTGAACCAGTTGGCTTCCCGCCAGATGAAGTTCATCCAACAGCTCGAAAACGCGCTGGTCCGTATCAAGAACAGCACCTATGGTGTGTGCATTGGCACGGGCAAACTGATTCCGAAGGAACGCCTACGGGCCGTACCACACACGCAG